A stretch of Mesorhizobium sp. M2A.F.Ca.ET.046.03.2.1 DNA encodes these proteins:
- a CDS encoding acylphosphatase codes for MQGEQKAVRVRVSGTVQGVSYRVWTRGEALRLGLTGWVRNERDGSVTALIAGADAAVTAMTERLWQGPRGALVSKVEIEEAGDDAPVDFRIVV; via the coding sequence ATGCAAGGTGAGCAAAAAGCCGTTCGGGTGCGTGTTTCCGGTACGGTGCAAGGCGTGAGCTACCGTGTCTGGACGCGCGGCGAAGCCCTGCGTCTCGGGTTGACGGGTTGGGTGCGCAACGAGCGCGACGGCTCGGTCACCGCTCTGATTGCCGGCGCCGATGCCGCTGTCACGGCGATGACCGAACGTCTGTGGCAAGGGCCGCGTGGCGCGCTCGTCTCGAAGGTCGAGATCGAGGAAGCGGGCGACGACGCGCCCGTGGATTTCAGGATTGTCGTGTGA
- a CDS encoding helix-turn-helix domain-containing protein translates to MPSRLRQIQSHGKWALDLAEFNCAFRANGGFDPGSVAIVAVERARDSTICGIPLKDDMIVAIPAGTSVAATVKPGLRYTGAVVPTSIWVEIQALSAGTILDRAADHPNAVRLTASDAQMFRSQMEAMAYRFGEAASDSALPEHTPIALAEYLGGIANAFAGARGNVETDRSSSRHLRQAWAAEDFIRAHIREDIPIIRLCKEIGISRRQLEYAFRAAFALSPLEFIRAVRLNEARRLLTARGPDGLSVTRIAMEVGITHLGRFAASYRMLFGESPKDTLQRARR, encoded by the coding sequence ATGCCGTCGCGCCTCCGGCAAATCCAGTCCCACGGCAAGTGGGCGCTCGATCTGGCTGAATTCAATTGCGCCTTCCGTGCCAACGGCGGCTTTGATCCAGGTTCCGTGGCAATCGTGGCTGTAGAGCGGGCCCGGGACTCGACGATCTGCGGCATTCCGCTCAAGGACGACATGATCGTGGCAATTCCCGCCGGCACGAGCGTCGCAGCGACGGTCAAGCCCGGCCTTCGCTACACGGGCGCCGTTGTTCCGACGTCGATCTGGGTGGAAATCCAGGCACTTTCCGCCGGCACGATCTTGGATCGGGCGGCCGACCATCCAAATGCCGTTCGGCTCACCGCCAGCGATGCGCAAATGTTCCGCAGCCAGATGGAGGCGATGGCATACCGCTTCGGGGAAGCCGCAAGCGATTCAGCCTTGCCGGAGCATACTCCGATCGCGTTGGCGGAATATTTGGGGGGCATAGCCAACGCGTTCGCTGGCGCCCGTGGCAACGTCGAAACAGATCGGTCCTCCAGTCGCCACCTCCGACAGGCATGGGCGGCCGAGGATTTTATTCGCGCGCACATCCGCGAAGACATCCCCATCATCCGGTTGTGCAAGGAAATCGGCATCAGCCGACGACAATTGGAGTATGCCTTTCGCGCCGCCTTTGCTCTCAGCCCGCTGGAATTCATCAGGGCGGTTCGCCTCAATGAAGCGAGGCGATTGCTCACTGCGCGGGGACCGGATGGCTTGAGCGTCACAAGGATCGCGATGGAGGTGGGGATCACCCATCTTGGCCGTTTCGCTGCGAGTTATCGCATGCTGTTCGGTGAGTCCCCGAAGGACACACTTCAACGTGCCAGAAGATGA
- a CDS encoding arylsulfatase — protein MSNDRDFPAEAGATNRITRRDALMGGTAAAVSRFAAPVGLSGALAGLAGVQTAAAQPSQPNIVFIVADDQGWKDVGYHGSDIKTPNIDKLAAEGTKLEEYYVQPMCTPTRSALMTGRYPLRYGMQVGVVPAAGTYGLPLDETLLSQILRDAGYQTAMSGKWHLGHAKTDYWPKQRGFDSFYGATVGEIDHFKHASHGIADWYRNNKPIKEPGFDNTLFGQEAVRVINAHDQKKPLFLYLAFTAPHTPFQAPKEYLDRYKNIADENRRAYAAMISVIDDEIGNVVAALEKKGIRDNTLIVYMSDNGGVVNSMFAGDSKVGGKLPADNGPYREGKGTLYEGGTRSVAFMNWPGKVKPGVFNGLMHVVDMLPTLAGLAGAKPGKDKPLDGVDMWPAISEGKPSPRTEIVYNVDPMAGAVREGEWKLLWSATLPQKIELFDLSQDKSEATNLADKYPDKVKVLQARITELAAQMKPPLLLMEAVRLTYFTPLVTPSPEEMFAAGD, from the coding sequence ATGAGCAACGATCGAGACTTCCCGGCCGAAGCCGGTGCAACCAACAGAATCACGCGACGGGACGCTTTGATGGGCGGCACTGCGGCTGCGGTTTCGCGATTTGCAGCACCTGTCGGCCTTTCCGGCGCGCTCGCCGGCCTTGCGGGCGTCCAGACGGCGGCGGCCCAGCCCTCGCAGCCGAACATCGTCTTCATCGTTGCGGACGATCAGGGATGGAAAGACGTCGGCTATCACGGCTCGGACATCAAGACGCCCAACATCGACAAGCTTGCCGCGGAAGGGACGAAGCTCGAAGAATATTACGTGCAGCCGATGTGCACACCAACGCGCAGCGCCCTCATGACCGGCCGCTATCCGCTGCGCTATGGCATGCAGGTTGGCGTTGTCCCCGCAGCGGGAACCTATGGCCTTCCGCTCGATGAGACACTTCTTTCGCAAATCCTAAGAGACGCGGGCTACCAGACGGCGATGAGTGGCAAATGGCATCTCGGCCATGCCAAGACGGACTACTGGCCGAAGCAGCGTGGATTTGATTCATTCTACGGGGCGACGGTCGGCGAGATCGACCATTTCAAACATGCATCGCATGGTATCGCGGACTGGTACAGGAACAACAAGCCGATCAAGGAGCCGGGCTTCGACAACACGTTGTTCGGTCAGGAAGCTGTCCGGGTCATCAACGCTCACGATCAGAAGAAGCCGCTCTTTCTCTACCTCGCTTTCACCGCGCCCCATACGCCATTCCAGGCTCCGAAGGAATATCTCGACCGATATAAGAACATCGCCGACGAGAACCGCAGAGCCTATGCCGCAATGATCTCGGTGATCGATGACGAGATCGGCAATGTCGTTGCCGCCCTTGAGAAGAAAGGGATTCGCGACAATACCCTGATCGTCTACATGAGCGACAACGGTGGCGTCGTTAACTCGATGTTTGCGGGCGACTCGAAGGTGGGTGGCAAGCTGCCTGCGGATAACGGCCCCTATCGCGAAGGCAAGGGCACCCTCTATGAGGGCGGCACCCGCTCGGTCGCCTTCATGAACTGGCCCGGCAAGGTCAAGCCTGGCGTCTTCAATGGCCTCATGCATGTCGTCGACATGTTGCCGACACTGGCTGGGCTGGCCGGCGCCAAGCCTGGCAAGGATAAACCGCTGGACGGCGTGGATATGTGGCCGGCCATCAGCGAGGGCAAACCTTCGCCGCGCACAGAGATCGTCTACAATGTCGATCCGATGGCCGGTGCGGTGCGCGAGGGCGAATGGAAATTGTTGTGGTCGGCAACGTTGCCGCAAAAGATAGAGCTGTTCGATTTGTCGCAGGACAAATCGGAGGCCACTAACTTGGCTGATAAGTATCCTGATAAGGTCAAGGTGTTGCAGGCAAGGATCACCGAGCTCGCAGCCCAGATGAAACCCCCGCTGTTGCTTATGGAGGCAGTGCGGCTGACCTACTTCACGCCGCTGGTGACACCAAGCCCGGAGGAAATGTTCGCTGCGGGGGATTGA
- a CDS encoding MarR family winged helix-turn-helix transcriptional regulator — translation MPHEALVHEIRRFNRFYTGLVGLLDETLMQSPYTLVEARLLFELGCKPRPVGPAGLLARMFHLDLAPVASELAGELNLAPAYLMRVLRRFTATGLAEMRDDPENGPPVLALTERGKAALADLEATTNRDLARLIVKLENGQAAELSDALNRVTRLLAAAGL, via the coding sequence ATGCCGCATGAAGCCCTGGTCCATGAGATTCGTCGCTTCAACCGGTTCTATACCGGGCTGGTGGGGTTGCTCGATGAGACCTTGATGCAGAGCCCCTACACGCTGGTCGAAGCCCGCCTGCTGTTCGAGCTCGGGTGCAAGCCTAGACCCGTTGGACCGGCTGGTCTGCTGGCGCGCATGTTTCATCTCGACCTCGCGCCGGTGGCATCCGAACTGGCTGGAGAACTCAACCTCGCCCCCGCCTATCTCATGCGGGTGCTTCGGAGGTTCACTGCCACGGGGCTGGCTGAAATGCGCGACGACCCGGAGAACGGGCCGCCCGTCCTTGCGCTGACCGAGCGGGGTAAGGCCGCGCTGGCCGATCTCGAGGCAACGACGAACCGCGATCTCGCCCGCCTGATCGTCAAGCTCGAGAACGGGCAAGCCGCTGAGCTTTCCGATGCGCTGAACCGCGTGACGCGTCTGCTGGCAGCCGCGGGACTGTGA
- a CDS encoding pyridoxal phosphate-dependent aminotransferase: MLRRPSLTPIIGALPTTVPFVGPEAQERERGRPFRARIGANESSFGPSPRVIARMESVARDQWMYCDPDNYELKVAAAAHHGVAVENVVVGEGIDGLLGLVARMYVAPGDAVVTSLGAYPTFNFHIAGVGGRLVTVPYANDKEDLDGLLAKVVSEKAPLVYLSNPDNPMGSWWEAPDVVRFIEALPETTMLVLDEAYGELGPATALPAIDVARPNVIRMRTFSKAYGLAGIRCGYAVAEAEVIRDFEKIRNHYGVSRMAQIAGLEALADQDYLRTVVARVAAGRERISTVARQNDLKPLPSATNFVTIDCGRDGAFALKVMQGLLSRDVFIRKPMVPRLDRCIRVSVGLDHELDIFAEELPGALAAARGN; encoded by the coding sequence ATGCTTCGTCGCCCTTCCCTCACCCCGATCATCGGCGCGCTTCCCACCACGGTGCCGTTCGTCGGTCCGGAGGCGCAGGAGCGCGAGCGCGGGCGGCCTTTTCGCGCCCGCATCGGCGCCAATGAGAGCAGTTTCGGCCCGTCGCCGCGCGTCATTGCGCGCATGGAGAGCGTCGCGCGCGACCAGTGGATGTATTGCGATCCCGACAATTACGAGCTGAAGGTTGCGGCGGCCGCGCATCACGGCGTCGCCGTCGAAAACGTGGTCGTCGGCGAAGGCATTGACGGCCTGCTCGGCCTGGTGGCACGTATGTATGTCGCGCCGGGCGATGCGGTGGTGACCTCGCTCGGCGCCTACCCCACTTTCAATTTCCACATCGCCGGCGTCGGCGGCCGGCTGGTCACGGTGCCTTATGCCAACGACAAGGAGGATTTGGACGGGCTCCTCGCCAAGGTCGTCAGCGAAAAGGCGCCGCTGGTCTATCTCTCCAATCCCGACAATCCGATGGGAAGCTGGTGGGAGGCGCCGGATGTCGTCCGCTTCATCGAAGCGCTGCCGGAAACCACCATGCTGGTGCTGGACGAAGCTTATGGTGAGCTTGGCCCGGCCACGGCGCTGCCGGCGATCGATGTCGCGCGGCCGAACGTCATCCGCATGCGCACCTTCTCCAAGGCTTACGGCCTGGCCGGCATACGCTGCGGCTACGCCGTGGCGGAGGCCGAGGTGATCCGCGACTTCGAGAAGATCCGCAACCACTACGGCGTCAGCCGCATGGCGCAGATCGCCGGTCTCGAGGCGCTTGCCGATCAGGATTACCTGCGCACGGTGGTGGCGCGCGTGGCGGCTGGCCGCGAGCGCATTTCGACCGTCGCCAGGCAGAACGACCTGAAACCGTTGCCGTCGGCGACCAATTTCGTCACCATCGACTGCGGCCGCGACGGCGCCTTCGCGCTGAAGGTGATGCAGGGCCTCTTGTCGCGCGACGTGTTCATCCGCAAGCCGATGGTCCCCAGGCTCGACCGCTGCATAAGGGTCAGCGTCGGCCTCGACCACGAGCTCGACATCTTCGCCGAGGAATTGCCGGGCGCGCTCGCGGCAGCGCGGGGGAACTGA
- a CDS encoding formylglycine-generating enzyme family protein: MLWIPGGEFLMGSDSHYPEEAPAHRVVVGGFWMDRATVTNAEFSRFVEASGYVTLAERPANAADYPGASAESLAPASALFVRPSRGIDRNNHYNWWAYVRGANWRHPRGPASGLKRLDSHPVVHIAYEDAEAYANWAGKALPTEAEWEFAARGGLEGAEFVWGAELTPGGQHMANTYQGEFPFRNDCEDGYEWTAPVGSFPANGYGLHDMAGNVWQWTTDWYQEHRRIESPCCTMENPRGGEREASFDPLTPDIKIPRKVTKGGSFLCAPSYCRRYRPAARMAQPVDTSTCHLGFRCIARPS, from the coding sequence ATGCTTTGGATCCCCGGCGGCGAATTCCTGATGGGCTCAGACAGCCACTATCCGGAAGAGGCGCCGGCGCATCGCGTCGTCGTCGGCGGCTTCTGGATGGATCGCGCGACGGTCACGAATGCCGAGTTCAGCCGCTTCGTCGAGGCCAGCGGCTATGTCACGCTGGCCGAGCGTCCAGCGAATGCCGCGGACTATCCCGGCGCCAGTGCAGAATCATTGGCGCCGGCTTCCGCCTTGTTCGTGAGGCCTTCGCGCGGCATCGATCGCAACAATCACTATAATTGGTGGGCTTACGTCCGTGGCGCGAACTGGAGGCACCCACGCGGCCCCGCCAGCGGGCTGAAGAGGCTCGACAGCCATCCCGTCGTGCACATCGCCTATGAGGACGCGGAAGCGTATGCGAACTGGGCGGGGAAGGCTCTGCCGACCGAGGCCGAGTGGGAGTTTGCCGCGCGCGGCGGGCTGGAGGGCGCCGAATTCGTTTGGGGCGCCGAGCTGACGCCCGGCGGCCAGCATATGGCCAACACCTACCAGGGCGAGTTCCCTTTCCGCAACGATTGCGAAGACGGCTACGAATGGACTGCGCCCGTCGGCTCGTTTCCGGCAAATGGCTACGGGCTCCATGACATGGCCGGCAATGTTTGGCAGTGGACCACCGACTGGTACCAGGAACATCGCCGGATCGAGAGCCCTTGCTGTACGATGGAAAATCCGCGCGGCGGCGAGCGTGAGGCGAGCTTCGACCCGCTGACACCCGACATCAAAATTCCACGCAAGGTGACCAAGGGCGGGTCCTTCCTGTGCGCCCCCAGCTATTGCCGACGGTACCGGCCGGCCGCTCGCATGGCGCAGCCCGTGGATACGTCCACTTGCCACCTGGGTTTTCGATGCATCGCGCGTCCGTCATGA